The Meriones unguiculatus strain TT.TT164.6M chromosome 6, Bangor_MerUng_6.1, whole genome shotgun sequence genome has a window encoding:
- the LOC132654869 gene encoding zinc finger and SCAN domain containing protein 4F-like: MLSQFKETVNPESPPNDLEIGNLEFIPTLGSAVQSGEDTYNSPDSQLNIPPNDNGSWAKQELQSLWEMFTSWLQPEKQSKKQMISQLVLEQFLITGLYKDKVALKEKWESSGRNMGRFMEGLTDECLKAPVMVHVSMQGQEALCSENMPLKEVIMLLKQQQSAITPTQENARTSLQLLQHMSLAAGHEDSEDSCESPWDAIEGNGSANSVGTAMDSLLTVQRAQYPEPKEGGLCYRVTQGVRKSSPGPFRLQEESLRAPASEDVPIAVKPVLLSRIDQSKDTGDGHHPSWNTADVNSDVSSITNEGDSLIIQREQHSKPDEGGVPYGVPHDSRKAICDASRSPWASSSTGLSMEVSRFLSRPEQLTFVPVPFCKNHEANSTWDAHQGTLYRDSKPHKYEECPRTFKYLCNLSVHERKHGKKRSLFCTECQKGFNQGSELQVHEVRHKPEKPFLCSTCGRSFNHRTNLQAHERIHTGEKPYICSLCSHSFRQSSTFHRHMRNFHKSE; encoded by the exons ATGCTTTCACAGTTCAAAGAAACCGTTAATCCTGAGTCACCACCAAATGACCTTGAAATCGGCAATCTAGAGTTTATTCCCACCCTTGGTTCTGCTGTGCAGTCTGGGGAAGACACCTATAACTCCCCAGATTCTCAGCTCAATATTCCTCCAAATGACAATGGCTCCTGGGCAAAGCAGGAGCTCCAAAGCCTGTGGGAGATGTTTACCTCATGGTTGcagccagaaaagcagagcaaGAAGCAGATGATTTCTCAACTGGTCTTGGAGCAGTTTCTCATCACTGGGCTCTACAAGGACAAGGTCGCCTTGAAAGAAAAGTGGGAATCAAGTGGCAGAAACATGGGGAGATTCATGGAGGGTCTGACTGATGAGTGCTTGAAGGCTCCTGTCATG GTCCATGTCTCCATGCAGGGGCAGGAAGCCCTCTGTTCTGAGAACATGCCCTTAAAGGAAGTCATCATGCTTTTGAAACAACAGCAATCAGCAATAACTCCAACACAAGAGAATGCAAGGACATCCTTGCAGCTGCTCCAACACATGTCCTTGGCAGCGG GACATGAAGACAGTGAAGATAGCTGCGAAAGTCCCTGGGACGCTATTGAAGGAAATGGCAGTGCTAACAGTGTGGGAACTGCGATGGATTCCCTTCTCACTGTCCAGAGAGCACAGTATCCTGAGCCCAAAGAGGGGGGTCTTTGTTACAGAGTTACTCAGGGTGTCAGAAAATCAAGTCCAGGCCCGTTTAGATTGCAGGAAGAGTCCCTGAGAGCACCTGCTTCTGAAGATGTCCCTATAGCAGTGAAACCAGTGCTTCTCTCTAGGATAGACCAGTCTAAAGACACTGGAGATGGCCACCACCCTTCCTGGAACACTGCTGATGTAAATAGTGATGTTAGCAGTATCACAAATGAGGGAGATTCCCTTATTATCCAGAGAGAGCAGCATTCCAAGCCTGATGAGGGAGGTGTTCCATATGGAGTTCCTCATGATTCTAGAAAAGCAATTTGCGATGCCTCCAGGTCCCCATGGGCATCTTCTTCTACAGGTCTGTCTATGGAGGTGTCAAGATTTCTCTCCAGGCCAGAGCAGCTTACCTTTGTGCCTGTCCCTTTTTGCAAGAATCATGAGGCAAACTCCACATGGGATGCTCACCAGGGTACACTCTACAGAGACTCCAAACCACACAAATATGAAGAATGTCCCAGAACCTTCAAATATCTCTGTAACCTCTCTGTCCACGAGAGAAAACACGGGAAGAAGAGATCACTTTTCTGTACTGAGTGCCAGAAGGGCTTTAATCAAGGCTCAGAACTCCAAGTTCATGAGGTCAGACACAAGCCAGAAAAGCCTTTCCTGTGCAGCACGTGTGGAAGGTCCTTCAACCACAGGACCAACCTGCAGGCTCACGAGAGGattcacacaggagagaagccctACATCTGCTCTCTGTGTAGCCACAGCTTCCGCCAGTCATCCACATTCCACCGTCACATGAGGAATTTCCACAAATCAGAATGA
- the LOC132654870 gene encoding LOW QUALITY PROTEIN: zinc finger and SCAN domain containing protein 4C-like (The sequence of the model RefSeq protein was modified relative to this genomic sequence to represent the inferred CDS: substituted 1 base at 1 genomic stop codon) produces the protein MASQLREIFQPNSPPNDLEIGNLEFIPTLGSAVQSGEDTYNSPVSQLNIPPNDNGSWAKQELQSLWEMFTSWLQPEKQSKEQMISQLVLEQFFKIGHYKDKVALKEKWESSGRNMERFMEGLTDDCLVAPVMVHVSMQGQEALFSENMPLKEVIKYLKQQQSATIPTQENARTSLQMPQHMLTVSXTLISTGYEDSEKGCNNFWNASEINSGMNSAEQEKELLIIQAEQNPEHEDGGSFYEIPQGVRRANEDTSSNEVAFMRAHSSEEVPMDVQSGFFSRSEETEDKEDGHNIFWNASDLTPGVSSLENENSPLIIPIEECLEPEEEGVSNGIQDNAIRATQGTARSLEESPRAFSEDVPVKTPGLSRPDLAPSESVTVSQNHEANSVCEGQQETLHQDFKTHKCDECPKTYKYASSLSAHQRKHRKGREFFCPTCHKGFYNRSDLRVHQVIHNGKKPFTCNTCKRSFSHKTNLKAHERIHTGEKPYTCSSCDCSFRQSSTFHRHMRNFHK, from the exons ATGGCTTCACAGCTTAGAGAAATCTTTCAGCCCAACTCCCCACCAAATGACCTTGAAATAGGCAATCTAGAGTTTATTCCCACCCTTGGTTCTGCTGTGCAGTCTGGGGAAGACACCTATAACTCCCCAGTTTCTCAGCTCAATATTCCTCCAAATGACAATGGCTCCTGGGCAAAGCAGGAGCTCCAAAGCCTATGGGAGATGTTTACCTCATGGTTGcagccagaaaagcagagcaaGGAGCAGATGATTTCTCAGCTGGTCTTGGAGCAGTTTTTCAAAATTGGCCACTACAAGGACAAGGTTGCCTTGAAAGAAAAGTGGGAATCAAGTGGCAGAAACATGGAAAGATTCATGGAAGGTCTAACTGATGACTGCTTGGTGGCTCCTGTCATG GTCCATGTCTCCATGCAGGGGCAGGAAGCCCTCTTTTCTGAGAACATGCCCTTAAAAGAAGTCATCAAGTATTTGAAACAACAGCAGTCAGCAACAATTCCAACACAAGAGAATGCAAGGACATCTTTGCAGATGCCCCAACACATGTTAACAG TTTCATAGACTCTTATTTCCACAGGATATGAAGACAGTGAAAAAGGCTGCAACAATTTCTGGAATGCAAGTGAAATAAACAGTGGTATGAATAGTGCAGAACAGGAGAAAGAGCTCCTTATTATCCAAGCAGAACAAAACCCTGAGCATGAAGACGGAGGTTCTTTTTATGAAATTCCTCAGGGTGTCAGAAGAGCAAATGAAGACACCTCCAGCAACGAGGTAGCGTTCATGAGGGCACATTCTTCTGAAGAGGTCCCTATGGATGTACAATCAGGATTTTTCTCCAGGTCAGAAGAGActgaagacaaagaagatgggCACAACATATTCTGGAATGCTAGTGACCTAACTCCTGGTGTTAGCAGTCTTGAAAATGAGAACTCTCCTCTCATTATCCCAATAGAGGAGTGTCTTGAGCCTGAAGAGGAAGGTGTTTCTAATGGAATCCAGGACAATGCTATAAGAGCAACTCAAGGCACCGCTAGGTCTCTAGAAGAGTCACCCAGGGCATTTTCTGAAGATGTCCCAGTGAAGACACCAGGGCTCTCCAGGCCAGACCTGGCTCCTTCTGAATCTGTCACTGTTTCCCAAAATCATGAAGCAAACTCTGTCTGTGAAGGTCAGCAGGAGACACTCCACCAAGACTTCAAAACACACAAATGTGATGAATGTCCCAAAACCTACAAATATGCCTCTAGTCTTTCAGCTCACcagagaaaacacaggaaggGGAGGGAATTTTTCTGTCCCACGTGTCATAAAGGCTTTTATAACCGCTCAGACCTGCGAGTTCATCAGGTCATCCATAATGGAAAGAAGCCTTTTACATGCAACACGTGCAAAAGATCCTTCAGCCACAAGACCAACCTGAAGGCTCACGAGAGGATTCACACAGGGGAGAAGCCCTACACCTGCTCTTCGTGTGACTGTAGCTTCCGCCAGTCATCCACATTCCACCGCCACATGAGGAATTTCCACAAATAG